Within Hemiscyllium ocellatum isolate sHemOce1 chromosome 40 unlocalized genomic scaffold, sHemOce1.pat.X.cur. SUPER_40_unloc_4, whole genome shotgun sequence, the genomic segment tggggactttaacttccccaacattgactggaaatgataCATCTCTAGTacttggatggatcagttttcgtccagtgtgtactggagggtttcctgatacagggtatcgaagggccgacaagaggggaggccacactggatctggtgcttagTAATGAACCCGaacaggtgtttgatttagttataggtgagcactttggagagagtggccataatttggttatgtttagtttcgcgatggaaagggacaggtacatgccacagggtaAGAGTTATCGACGGGGggaaggcaattataatgcaattaggcaagaattaggaggcatagaatggggcaacaaaatgcaggggatggggagaatggaaatgtggagctggattaaggaacagatattgcatgtgtttaataggtatgtccctgtcaggcagggaggaagtgataaggtaagggagccgtggtttattacagaaattgtatctcttgttaagcagaaaaGGGAGGCGCATATAATGTTGAGACAAGGTggctcagatgaggcgatggagagttacagattagcgaggaaggatttagagagagagttaagaagaacaaagagaggacatgagcagtctctAGCGGGTAGGATAAAAGacaaccctaaagctttctattggtatgtgagaaataaaattatgactagggtaggaatagggtcgggtaaaaacaaggactgcagatgctggaaaccagattctagagcagagaggcgctggaaaagcacagcagttcaggcagcatccgaggagcaggaaaattcgacgtttcgggcaaaagcccttcagcaggaaagagcccttcctgattttcctgctcctcggatgcttttccagcaccactctactccaggaatagggccagtcaaagacagaagtgggaagttgtgtatggacCCTGTGgtgatcggagaggtgctaagtgaatatttctcatctgttttcattcaggagaaggagaatattgtagaggaggagACTGAGATAACAGCTATTAGCCTTGACAGGactgaggttagtaaggaggacgtgttatcaattctagaaggtgtgaaagtagataagtcccctgaacgggatgggatttatccaaggattctctgggagggTAGGGTGGAGATGGCCTGGATCTTTGACTCGTTATTGTCTACAGATTTAGGACCAGAGAAATGGAAGATTACAAATGTcgtacccttgttcaagaagggcagtagagatgacccaggtaattatagagccgtgagccttacttctgtggtaggaaaggattagaagagatgggatttatagtcacctagcaagcaacaatttgattggaaatagtcaacatggtttcgtcaagggcaggacGTGTCTCACAACCCCCAGTgcgttttttgagaaggtgaccaagcgtgTAGAGGAGGGTAGGGCAGTtgctgtggtgtacatggacttcagtaaagcctttggtaaggttccacatggtgggctgttggagaaaatgcagaggcatgggattgagggcgagttagcagtttggattagaaactggcgttctgaaagaaggcagcgagtggtggttgatgggaaatattcagcctggagtccggttactagtgggtgtgccacaaggatctgctttgggaccactgctgtgtgtcatttttatcaatgatTTAGACACCGAGGcctaggtggatgggttagtaagtttgcagatgacactgaagtcggtggagtagtggccAGTGTGGaataatgttacaggttgcagggggacttggataaactgcagaattgggctgagaggtggcaaatggagttcaatgcagctaaatgtgaggtgatgcactttgggaagaataacaggcaggcagagtactgggtcaatggaaagattcttggtagggtggatgtgcagagggatcttggtgtccatggacatagatccctgaaagttgccacccaggtgggatagtgctgttaaggcagCAGACGGTGTGTGAGGTTTTgctggtagagggactgagttccagagccctgctgcaactatacaaaacgctggtgcggccgcacttgggatattgtgtacagttctggtcaccccccattacaggaaggatgtggaagcactggaaaaggtgcagaggagatttcccaggatgttgcctggtctggagcgagggtcttatgaggaaaggctgaaggattggatctgttctcattggagagagattTGATCGAgccatacaagatgatcagaggattagatagggtggacagtgagagtctttctCCTAGGATAATGACATCTGCTTGAACGAGGGGGTATAGCTgccaattgaggggtgatagattgaagacagatgtcagaggcaggttctttactccgaGTGGTAAGgctgtggaatgccctgcctgtcaatgtagtcaactcagccacattaggggcatttaaacagtccttggataagcacatggatgatgatgggatagtacagggggatgggcttagattagttcacaggacagcccaacatcgagggccgaagggcctgttctgcactgtattgttctatacgCTATGCCACCAAAATtgatggacagcgaagagggttccctcagattacaacaggatctggaccagatgggccaatgggctgagaagtggcagatggagtttaattcagataaatgcgaggtgctgcattttgggaaagcaaatcctagcagggcttatacacttaatggtcaggtcctagggagtgttgctgaacacagagaccttggagtgcaggttcatagctccttgaaagtggagtcgcaggtagataggatagtgaaggcagtgtttggtatgctttcctttattggtcagagtattgagtacaggagttgggaggtcatgttgcggctgtacaggacattggttaggcccctgttggaatattgggtgcaattctggtctccttcctatcggaaagatgttgtgaaacttgaaagggttcagaaaagatttacaaggatgttgccagggttggagggatggAAAAACCTGCCCTACTTTCTCATCTTGCTGGGTCAATCAAAAAACCGCCCAGCTCGGATTCCCTCAATagggggtgagaggggacaaGCTGAACTAGGAGCAGCCATTTTAATAGGGGCCCATTTCTCAGACTCCACTCCCATCAGGCCTCACTGAGGGGTCTTGACAATCTCCTGCAAATGGAACTAAAAGGAGGAGACTGGACACGATTTATgactgtcacgtgtacctcagcacagtgaaaatctttgtttTAGTGCAGTACGGTGATACAACAAAGCGAGGAATGcagtacagctgcagagaaggtgtgcAGACAGCGAGGTCAACattcaatttaaaatttgaggGTCTCCCCCTGGTTTTCCTccactttcttcccacagtccaaacataggtggattgaccgtgctaaattgtcccacagtgttcagggatgtgtaggttagggtggattgaccgtgctaaattgtcccacagtgttcagggatgtgtagtttagggtggattggccgtgctaaattgtcccgtagtgttcagggatgtgtaggttagggtggattggccgtgctaaattgtccccatggtgttcagggatgtgtaggttagggtggattgaccgtgctaaattgtcccacagtgttcagggatgtgtagtttagggtggattggccgtgctaaattgtcccgtagtgttcagggatgtgtaggttagggtggattgaccgtgctaaattgtcccacagtgttcagggatgtgtagtttagggtggattggccgtgctaaattgtcccgtagtgttcagggatgtgtaggttagggtggattggccgtgctaaattgtccccatggtgttcagggatgtgtaggttagggtggattggccatgctaaattggccaggctttggactgcgggaggaagccccacacagacagctgcctgaggcgggaatcgaacccgtgtccctggcgctgtgaggtagcagtgctaaccactgtgtcaccgggCCGTCccggtcagagcagtgagtatcggagttgggcggtcatgctCAGACCACACCAATGTTACAAACACGATTCTTAATCAGGTTTTCCCACTAACCTGTGGTTAACAGTTTCATCGTTGCCATGAATATCATTCGGTTAATCAGGCAGTTTGGCACTGCACTGCCAGTGAGCACAACTGGAATTTCACAGGCAGCGCTGGGGGATGTGCAAGGGATCGGATAGTCCGGAGTAACTTTACTGGGAACTGGGAATAAACAAAACAACACACTGGTTCCGTTTCAAACAGGAAACAATTTATTGCTGACAAAAAAACTCAGTATAAAATACACTGaagttgtccttttttttaaaaaaacataacaGCTCAGGAGAAGTGACTTCGGAGTCCATTGTCTCCCCATGGTTTTGGATAGAGTGTGATCTGACCTCTTCCAGTAACTGTCATAGCTAACCCTGTCCAAACACAGTGAGCACATACCACTGGGTGTCAGACTGCAGTGACATCTtccagagggggtgggggggtaactCAGAGACgccagtcaatgtacagatatcaccccgtgtgtgtgaatgagagctggagagagagagagagagagagagagacagacagacagagactgagagataccagtcagtgtacagatatctccctgagagagagagaggggactgagagacaccagtcagtgtacagatatctccctgagagagagagaggggactgagagacaccagtcagtgtacagatatctccctgagagagagagaggggactgagagacaccagtcagtgtacagacagctccctgagagagaggggggactgagagacaccagtcagtgtacagatatctccctgagagacaccagtcagtgtacagatatctccctgagagaggggggactgagagacaccagtcagtgtacagatatctccctgagagacaccagtcagtgtacagatatctccctgagagagaggggactgagagacaccagtcagtgtacagatatctccctgagagagagagggactgagagacaccagtcagtgtacagatatctccccgagagagagagggactgagagacaccagtcagtgtacagatatctccctgagagagagagggactgagagacaccagtcagtgtacagatatctccctgagagagaggggactgagagacaccagtcagtgtacagatatctccctgagagagagaggggactgagagacaccagtcagtgtacagatatctccctgagagagagagagagagagaggggggactgagagacaccagtcagtgtacagatatctccctgagagagaggggactgagagacaccagtcagtgtacagatatctccctgagagagaggggactgagagacaccagtcagtgtacagatatctccctgagagagagaggggactgagagacaccagtcagtgtacagatatctccctgagagagagagagagagagaggggggactgagagacaccagtcagtgtacagatatctccctgagagagagagaggggactgagagacaccagtcagtgtacagatatctccctgagagagagagaggggactgagagacaccagtcagtgtacagatatctccctgagagggacagaggggactgagagacaccagtcagtgtacagatatctccctgagagagagagggactgagagacaccagtcagtgtacaggtatctccctgagaggGACAGAGGAGAGTCAGACAAGGCAGGAAGGACGTGTGTTTGCTAGTCAATGCACATCCAGCAGAAACGTTTCACTGAGGTTTATCCTGTCAGAGCGGCTGCAGGTTCTGTATCCACAGGGGCgtgttggtgagggtgagggagactgggagtggatgagagtgagggagacggggtgagggagactgggagtggatgagggtgagggggacggggagtggatgagggtgagggggagtgggtgagggtgagggagacgggggagagggtgagggagacgggggagtgggtgagggagacgggggagtgggtgagggtgagggggacgggggagtgggtgagggagacgggggagtgggtgagggagacgggggagtgggtgagggtgagggagacgggggagtgggtgagggagacgggggagtgggtgagggtgagggggagtgggtgggggagacgggggagtgggtgagggagacgggggagtgggtgagggtgagggggagtgggtgagggtgagggggacggGGAGCAGGTGGGGGAGacggggagtgggtgagggtgagggggacggGGAGCGGGTGAGGGGGACGGGGAGtggatgagggtgagggggagtgggtgagggtgagggagacgggggagagggtgagggagacgggggagtgggtgggggagacgggggagtgggtgggggagacgggggagtgggtgagggtgagggggagtgggtgagggtgagggggacggGGAGCAGGTGGGGGAGacggggagtgggtgagggtgagggggacggGGAgcgggtgagggtgagggggacggGGAGCGGGTGAGGGTGGGGTCGGTGGGCGGGAGAGGAGTTTCAGCACGgtcctccctcctccctacttgaGATCCATGAAGCGTATATCCATGATGAGCAGGATGCTCTTGGGCAGAGGGCGTGGGGCTGGAGAGAGCACAGTGAAGAGCTGCCTCTCGACGTCCACGCTGGTGACCACGATGAAGCCGGCCACGCTGGTCTCAATCAGGTTCTCCTCGGGGGAGTCGGCCGTGCTGACACTCAGCAGGTGGTGCACCAGGTCCCGGCCGGGCTGCACTGGCACCAGCTTCAGCTGGTTGTCCTCCTGGGACATGCCCAGGGGCAGGCAGGAGTCCGGGATGGTGGGGGCGCCCACCTTGAAGATGCGCACGTCGGAGAAGCGCACGTCAAAGGCGTGGGGGTAGAAGCTGCCGCGGAAGCCGTAGAAGTACTCGCGGATCCGGTCGTCGCGGCTCTCCCGCCGGAAGTCCTTGGAACGTTCCACCGCCCCGCCGGACTTGGGCAGCAGCGCCGTCTTCACAAAGTGGGGCAGGTCTCGCTTCAGCTCGTTGTAGAGGCGCTCCTGGTCCAGCACGATGGCAGCGTCCACTTCGAAGGCTGAGGCTGCGTGGACCAAGGCCTGGTAACCCGAGCCCTTCACCCAGCCGCACGTGTTAATGACGCAGCCGCTGGTGGCTGCTCGCCGGTTCACCTCACACCGCTGGTTAAAGACTTCAGCCAGCCGTGACGTGATCTGAAGGACAGTTGTGGCACACGGGTTAAGACTCCTCGGGCTATTTATCCAGAAAGCCTCCCGCAGTAAGATGGCGAGCTCCCCTCAACATCCCGCCAGGCCCCTGCACGCCAACCAGGCCCGAGGCTCCACCCACCAACCAGGCCCGAGGCTCCACCCACCAACCAGGCCCGAGGCTCCACCCACCCACCAACTAGGCCCGAGGCTCCACCCACCCACCAACTAGGCCCGAGGCTCCACCCACCCACCAACCAGGCCCGAGGCTCCACCCACCCACCAACCAGGCCCGAGGCTCCACCTGCCAATCAGCACCGAGGCTCCACCCGCCCACCAACCAGGCCCGAGGCTCCACCTGCCCACCAACCAGGCCCAAGGCTCCACCTGCCATCTAGGCCTGAGGCTCCACCCGCCCACCAACCAGGCCCGAGGCTCCACCCACCCACCAACCAGGCCCGAGGCTCCACCCGCCCATCAACCAGGCCCGAGGCTCCACCTGCCATCTAGGCCTGAGGCTCCACCCGCCCACCAACCAGGCCCGAGGCTCCACCTGCCAATCAGCACCGAGACTCCACCCACCCACCAACTAGGCCCGAGGCTCCACCTGCCATCTAGGCCCGAGGCTCCACCCGCCCACCAACCAGGCCTGAGGCTCCACCCGCCCACCAACCAGGCCTGAGGCTCCACCCGCCCACCAACCAGGCCTGAGGCTCCACCCGCCCACCAACCAGGCCTGAGGCTCCACCTGCCCACCAACCAGGCCTGAGGCTCCACCCACCCACCAACCAGGCCCAAGGCTCCACCCGCCAACTAGGCCAGAGGCTCCATCCGCCCGCCATCCAGGCCCGAGGCTCCACCCAGCCGCCAACCAGGCCCAAGGCAGCCAACCTCTGCCAGGGCCTCTCTTGCCAGCCAGGCCCTTGCCTGCCAACTAGGCCCGAGGCCCCCTTGCCCACAGGGCCCAAGTCTCAACAAGTCAGGCTGAGATTTCAGAAGGCAGAACTGTTAGGGCACAAACAGGGGCCTTCGAGCCATTGTGAAGGTATCAGCCTCGACCCAATGTTATGAATCCGACACACATTCACTTGACTTTACCCATAGCTCTCGTACACTGTATTTAAATATcccatgtccctcatgaattCCTCAATTTAAACCACCTCCACCCACATTTCCATTTcagagccagaccagatttgaTATGTTTAAGAATCACttcaaatctgtgccctcttgtttGTGTTTGGGCAGGGGGGGGggaacagcacggtggctcagcggtcccatagtgttcagggatttttaaaaaaattcatcagGAAACATGGATCTCActgactgggcccagtatttactgCCCCCTAGTTGCCcctccccttgagaaggtggggagggtgagcggccatcttgacccgctgcagcccatgtgctgtgggtagacccacaatgcccctgagggagggaattccgggattcTGACCCTGAAGGGAACGGCGATATGTTTCCGAGTCGGGATGGGGAGTgtctcggaggggaacttgcagggggggtgggggggtggtgttcccatgtacctgctgcccccttgtccttctggatgggagGGGGCTGTGGGTTTGgggggaaggtgctgcctgagggtctttggggagtttctgcagtgccCCTTGTAGATGGTCCCCCccccctgctgctactgagcgtcggtggggggagggggggggggggggtgtggccaatccagctgggggtgggggggggggggggggggctgctttgtccctggatggggtggagcttctcgagtgttgttggagctgcccccacccaggggcagaggggggagtattccctccccactcctgaccccgtgtagatggtgggacaggcttcggggggagagtcaggaggggagttactcgctgcaggattcccggcCCCTGACCCTGCTCTGGTAGCCGCTGGGTTTATGTGGAGGGTCCAGTTGGGTTTGgggttaatggtaacccccaggatgtggagagtggggggaggggatccAGTGATGGGAACACCACTGAACGTCAAGGggaggtggttagattgtctcattGGAGATGGGCATAGCCTAGATATTGCCATGATCTTATAACATTTGGACATGAAATGCTTTAGGATCTGAGAAAAGAACGATGGCagcgtcagcgctgagggagggccgcactgtcggagggtcagcgctgagggagcgccgcactgtcggacggtcagtgctgagagagggccgcactgccggagggtcagtgctgagggagcgccgcactgtcggacggtcagtgctgagagagggccgcactgtcggagggtcagtgctgagggagggccgcactgtcggagggtctgtgctgagggagggccgcactgtcggagggtctgtgctgagggagggccgcactgtcggagggtcagtgctgagagagggctgcactgtcggagggtcagtgctgagggagcgccgcactgtcggagggtcagtgctgagggagcgccgcactgccggagggtcagtgctgagggagcgccgcactgccggagggtcagtgctgagggagcgccgcactgtcggagggtcagtgctgagggagggccgcattgtcggagggtcagtgctgagggagggccgcattgtcggagggtcagtgctgagggagggccgcactgtcggagggtcagtgctgagggagggccgcactgtcggagggtcagtgctgagggagggccgcactgtcggagggtcagtgctgagggagggccgcactgttggagCGAGTGTGGAAAGgtgagtattgagggagtgccctTTCACCTCTTCGGCATATCCTGCTcacctcttcctcccctcccagaTTCTCTCGCTTCCCCTGAACATATCCGGGCAGGCAGCATGAGGGGGAGAAGTCAGTTTCCTGAAggacttctccccctcctgacgctgcctggcttgctgtgttcttccagcatcctgcctgtctcccttggattccagcatctgccgtttgTCTGTCTCTCCTAACCATTTGCGTTGTAACCCCTTCGCCCCACCCATGTGAGGATATCTCCCACATTCTCTGGGTGGGGAGGGCTTTCCCCCAAATTCCCGCCGGATTGATTAGAGACTGTCTTATACTGACGGCCAGTACTGGTCTGGCCCCAGAGGTGGGAGCATTGCCTCCCAATGGATCTTAGAATTCCTAGAGTGTGGAAAACGACTCTCCAAAgattatcccacccagaaccattcccctagtactctacatttacccctgactaactcACCTCGcggacacatccctgaacactgtgggacaatttagcacggccaatccaccctaacctacacgtccctgaacactgtgggacaatttagcatggccaatccaccctaacctgcacatctttggactgttggagcacccggagggaacccatgcagacatggggagaatgtgcaaactccacacagacagcggCTGGAGGCAGGAATTGATCTGGGGTCCCTGGCGCCTTGAGGCAgcggcgctaaccactgagccgccccaGAGAAACAACACTAAACTAAACCTGTCGCTTACAATCCTGGACGTCAGACCCGGTCAGTGTGGGGGAACTGAACGCACAACACTGGGCGGTATTAGCAGCATGCTCTGACCATCTGAGCTAACCGACTGAACCCCTTTCATCGTTGGTCGGTCACACCTTAGCCTGaacttcacagagagagagaagagcagtggGCTGTCCCCAAATCTTCCTGATAAGCCTGTCCTTGCTGCTCCGAAGTGATATCTGCCTCGTAAATCTTTACTGCAGTCATTAGCTCCTCGGCGATGAACAGGTCACCACTGGGAACATGGTGACCCAGTCTGAAAGCTCCGCACTGAGCATTATTGCTGTCGAAATGCAGTCCGGATGCATTGTTTGCTGTTCTGTACAATGCCATTAACCAGCATCATGACTTGCAAACCTG encodes:
- the clp1 gene encoding polyribonucleotide 5'-hydroxyl-kinase Clp1; translation: MAEEPKDDQPVTKFDLEKETELRFEVEANETVQLELLSGLAEIFATELTRNKRFTFDGGAKVAVFTWHGCSVQLRGRTEVAYVSRDTPMLLYLNCHAALEQMRQQAEAEDERGPRVMVVGPTDVGKTTVCRLLLNYGVRLGRRPTFVDLDVGQGSVSIPGTMGALYIERPADVEEGFSVQAPLVYHFGSTTPGTNIKLYNKITSRLAEVFNQRCEVNRRAATSGCVINTCGWVKGSGYQALVHAASAFEVDAAIVLDQERLYNELKRDLPHFVKTALLPKSGGAVERSKDFRRESRDDRIREYFYGFRGSFYPHAFDVRFSDVRIFKVGAPTIPDSCLPLGMSQEDNQLKLVPVQPGRDLVHHLLSVSTADSPEENLIETSVAGFIVVTSVDVERQLFTVLSPAPRPLPKSILLIMDIRFMDLK